Genomic DNA from Acidisoma sp. PAMC 29798:
ATGCGCTGAGATCGAGCGGGCGTTGAGCAGCCAAGCTCACAACCCCTTGGTAGCCTGCCGGACCATGCACCGGAATGACCAAGCCATCTGTCCAGCCGTAGTCATAAGCCATTTGCAAAAGAGTATTTGCGGAAGCGCTCAATGTGCCGCGTGGGAAAATTTCACTCCATAGGAACGGAGTCATACGGCGTTGAGCTTCTTCGATGATAGGATCATCAAAAAATGCCTGATGCTCAGTATAGCGTTCAAGCCAATCTTGGGGCCAATTGTTGAAATAAAAACGATACGCGCGACCGCGACCTATCCCTGTCCAACCACCGCCCGCTCCCGATCGGAAACCAAAATCTGCATATACAATCAAGTATTCAGAGATGAGGGCGGTTATGTCTCCCTCTGTCTGGCAGCGCTGTATCAGACTAAGCCCGACGTCATAGCGTGATCTCAACGGCTCAACTTCCATGATGGTAGAAGATCTCCAAGGTTCGTGGATGGAAAACGGGCTTGTTCGGGACAATCGGAATTAAAACTGACGCAGCCAGGAAAAGCGCGCTCGCGTGTGACGGGGAC
This window encodes:
- a CDS encoding LuxR family transcriptional regulator, with the translated sequence MEVEPLRSRYDVGLSLIQRCQTEGDITALISEYLIVYADFGFRSGAGGGWTGIGRGRAYRFYFNNWPQDWLERYTEHQAFFDDPIIEEAQRRMTPFLWSEIFPRGTLSASANTLLQMAYDYGWTDGLVIPVHGPAGYQGVVSLAAQRPLDLSASDISLLWVMSLALHARCRTTPGLGESSSVRPQLTARELECMRWVASGKTDWEIAQLVAISASTVHFHVERVKKRLGTSSRTEATALLVLHGAL